Genomic window (Mycolicibacterium smegmatis):
CCGTATCGCTGTCGAATCGTCGGCTGGCCCGTAGCTTTGCGACATCCCCATGCAACCGAGACCGACGGGTCGAACATTCAGCTCCGAGTGACCGATCCGCACCCGCGCCGTGCCATCAACTGTCGTCACCGTCGAACTCCTCGCGAAATAAGTGATAGTTTCACTATCAGATAGTACGCCTGGATCGGAGTTGCCGATGAGAAGCGATGCGACGGCTAACCGCAGCCGATTGATCGCCGCCGCCGAGGAGGTGTTCGCGCAGCACGGAACCCGGGCGACTCTGGAGGACGTGGCACGAGCCGCAGGGACCGGCCCGGCAACGCTCTACCGGCGGTTCCCGAACAAGGACGCACTGGTCCGCGAAGTGTTGAGTGAATTCTTCGGCCGCCTGCTGAGGGCCGCTCAGGAGGCGCACGCCGCAACCGACGAGCAATGCCTGAGTGTCTTCCTCTACACCGTGGGCGCTGAACTCGTTCGCAAGAGCGGGCTGTCAGCCTACGTGTGGGGCGACCTTGCACCAGAACCGCTCGTTGAGGAACTCCGACAGCAATCGGCCGCGCTGCTCTCGCGCGCCCAACGATCCGGGGCGATCCGGCATGACGTGACGCCTGCCGACGTAACTGCGATCATCTGGGCGCTACGCGGCATCGTCGCGGCCGGTGGCGCTGACGACCTCTGGCGACGACACCTCGACACCGTATTGCGCGGGCTGCGCGAGTCCGCCTCAGTAGATCGCCAGGCACCATGAATGCCTGCGCACATGTGGATTGAGCCTTGGCAACACATTCGTCCAGTGAGTCCGTTGTTCTCGTTTGTCGAAACACGGACACTCTGAATCCTCGTCATCTGGCGCTGCCAGATGGTTCGTCCAAAGTCTTGAGACCTTGCCGTTCGTAGGCGATCTCGCAGCGGGCACGGCCATCGCCTTTCGCCAAACCTGCGTCAGACGATTGCACCCTGGATGGCGACTGCGGTCCATGCTCCGGCGATGACTGCAAGGGCGAATGCCACCCACAACAGAACCCAGTACACGCGAGCGCCACCACGTACTCTCCAGAGCAGGGCGATGCCCACCCCAAGTCCGTTCGCGGCGACCCCGAGTGCGACCACAGGTAGCGCGAGCAAACACGTGACGAAGAAGACCCCGGAGACCAGCCCCAGGATCACAAGCGCTGCACGCTCCCGCCCCCGTGCGGGATCGCCCCGGCGGCTGAGGACTGCCTCAAGGACGGTGAACCCGAAGAAAGAAGCGACGAGTCCGCCCATCACGGTCAGTGAGTAGAACACCGGAGCGAACGCGAGCGCCTTGTTGTCGATGGGGACGTCGCCGGTCGCGATGCCGAGGACCACCATCCCCAGGAACAACAGTGCGAGCAGGGTGAGCAGTGCGATGCCTGAGACGGGTGCACGATCTCCGGCGCCCTCGGATGCATCTCTGCTGCTCACCGTCGTCGTCTCCTCTCGAAGGACCGGATGGACCTCGGGCTGGGCCTCTTCGCGTTGTAAAGGAGCCAGTGCCTGCGGCGGACGTAGCGAGTCACTGCGATTCATCACAGTGGACTACGGCGGGATGCCAACAAGATACGCCATACTCGCCAGCCGAGTCATGTGGCACGCGAGGTCCTCTCACCTACCACGTCGGGTCGCTGTCATCAAAACGATTCGAAGACAATGACTTCCAGCAAGGCGGGAAAACGTGCGGCCCACGTTCCGTGGCGAGGGCACACGACCCTTCTCGATTCTCCGCGCGCCCCCTAGGCTGAAAACTGGCAAACGCTGGAGGGGGTAATCATGGGATCATCAGAACCAACTGACGCGGTCGCGGCATTCTGCGTGGCGTCGGAGACATGTGACGTGGACGGGATGGTCGCGACCTTGGCTACCGACGTTGAACTGGTGTCGCCGATATCCGGCCGAATGGTGTTCCGAGGACGAGACGACCTGCGTGTGTTGTTGGCGGCGATATACGGAAGCCTGCGTGAGCTGAAATGGGCGGATGCCGTGGGCGATGCCACGGTGGCGGTCGCGGTGAGCGAGGGCAACGTTGCCGGCATTCGGATCACGGATGCGTTGGTGTTCGATCTCGACGAGTCCGGGCAGATCCGCCGGCTCCGGCCACATCTCCGGCCATTGCTCGCCATCATCGTGTTCACGGCGATGCTCGGACCAAAGATGGCCCGACACCTCGGTGTTGTGCGCCGGGCGTTGTCCCGTCCATAGCCCGTGCGCCGGCCAACCCGCGTCGGTGGGCCATGTGAGGGTCGGATCATCTTGGATGCCTGAGCTCCGCCGACGTGTGCGGACCGACTCCCCGCTGCCGGATCACCGCGACCGAATCCGGCCCTGCTCTGCCTGGTTGGAACATCCCTTCGCCGTGCATACGTGGCCCAGCGCATGCGCAGTTCCGATTGCATTGGCAAGCAAGTCGGTCGAAGCGTGTTCAACGCCGCCGGTCATACGGAATAATTCGTCCATATAGGTCCCTATAGAGGGAAACCGGCCGGGCGCTCAGGGGCGACCGCTTCGGATCCTTCGGCGTGGGGCCCGCAGCATTGCCGCCACGCCGAACACGCAACTCAGAGCGGGAGGAGTCACCATGACCACCACCGTGATCGGTGCCGCCGGCACGCCGGGAACGATTGAGGTGACAGCCTTGCAGTCCGAGAGCACGTGCGTGCGCGCCGCAGTCCATGACCCAGGCCGATTCTATGTGGCTGCTGGCGAAGATATAGACGTATATCGTCCGGATCGATTCGTCACAACGCCTCGAAGGGCCCAGTGAGGTGACGGTTCACTTGCCCAGACATGAGCCGGCCAGCAGGCACGGTCGACCACTGCGGCGCGACGCTGCCGAGAACCGTGAGCGTGTCCTTGCCGCGGCGGTGGCACTGTTCGCCCGGGAGGGCCGTGACGTGTCGATGGCCACCATCGCAGATGAAGCCGGCGTCGGCGTCGGCACCTTATATCGGCGATATCCGACCCGTGAGATGCTGCTGCAAGCCCTCACCGAGCGCTCGTTCGAGTTGGTACTGGGCGCGATCGAACGCGTCCAGCGGGAGTGCGGGCCCGCCATCTGCAAACTCGAGATGTTCTACGACGCGACCATCGCGCACCGCCAGGAACTGGTGTTACCGCTGCACGGAGGACCCCAGAACCTCAGTGACGCAGCGAAATTCACGCGCAACCGCATCAGGGATATCGCCGAGGAGATTCTGGAAGACGGACGGAGCGACCGCACCATCCGCGCCGATGTCACCGCGGCCGACGTGATCGGATTCGGCGCGCTGCTCGCCCACACACTCTCGAGTGATCCCCAATGGGTGGCGGTGCTGCATCGGCAGAAGCAGATCTATCTCGCGGGCCTCGCACCGAGCGCCCCGGCATTGGAGGAGTTGCCGACATGACCATCCGAACTGTCCTCGTCGTCGGAGCCGCCGGGAACGCCGCGGGCCATGTGGTGACCTCCCTGGCCGAAAAAGAGGTACGGGTGCGCGGATTCATCCGTGATGCCGAGAAGCGTCAGCAAGTCCTGCGCCGGGGAGCCAGTGAGGTCGCCGTCGGCGACCTCAACCGGGTAGAAGATGTGAAGGCCGCGCTGAGCGATGTCGACGCGGTGTTCTACGTCCCGCCTGCCTTCATCGACGGCGAAGCAGAGCTCGGGGTGGCCTTCGTCGAGCTGGCCCGTGCCGCGGGCGTGCGCCGATTCGTCTTCTCATCGGTGATCCATCCGTCGCTCGGCTTGCAGAACCATGCCGCGAAAGCTCCCGTCGAGGCTGCTTTGTACGACTCGGGCATGGAATACGCCGTCTTCCAACCGGCTTTGTTCTTCCAGAATTATGCGGCCGGGTGGGACGACATCCTTCGAACCGGCGTGTTGGCGGAGCCGTGGTCGAACGAAACACGGTTCTCCCGTGTGGATTACCGCGATGTCGCCGACGCCGTCGCACTCGCGCTCACGGAGGACCGTCTGGTTGGCGGCACCTACGAGGTGGCATCCGCGGGACAACTCGATCGGCACGACGTCGCCGAGTTGATCAGTCGAGTGGTGGGCCGCCCCATCCGCCCGCGCCGAGTCGACCCCGACCAACTGGACGGCATCAAACCCGCGATGAAGGCGATGTTCAGGCATTACGACCACGCCGGGCTGGTGAGCACCGATGTCACGCTGACCGCTGTCCTGGGGCGTCCACCACGGACGATCGAGGCCTACTTCCGGGAACTGGCACGGCGTGGATACCCCGACGGAACAAACACCCACGAGAAGGAGAGTCACGATGAGCGCACCTGAGGACTGGAACTCGCAGGTAATCCAGGAATTCCGCGCCAACGGCGGCCGAGTTGGCGGGAACTTCGAAGGAGCCCCCATGGTGTTGGTTCACCATGTCGGCCGCAAGACCGGAAAAGCGGCGGTCACGCCAATGATGTACCTGCCCAGCGACGACGATCCCGGCACGATCTATGTCTTCGCCTCCAAAGCAGGTGCCGCCTCCAACCCGGCCTGGTACTACAACCTGACCACTGCAGGCACGGCACAGGTCGAAGTCGGAACCGAAACCTACGCGGTCGGTGTCACCGAGGTCACGGGAGAGGACCGCGACCGCATCTACAGTGAACAAGCCCGTCGTTACCCGGGTTTCGCCGATTACGAGAAGAAGACGGCCGGTATCCGCACCATCCCGGTGCTCGCCCTCACGCGCACGTAGCTGTGCCCATGCGTGCCTGCCGACAGGCGCCTGTAACGAGCGACCGCTACGTTTGGACCGGAAACGAGTTGAGAGGAGTCGGGCATGAGCACGCAGACACGTGCCACCTACCGCACGATGGCCGAGGGTACCGCTGAGGACTACAGGCTGATCAGTCGTGCCGAAGAGGCGAACAATGCCGGGTTGGTGCCCCGCGTCCTCTCACTGGTGGAAGCCCTTGCCGACGGTGAGCAGGCCTATCCGATCAGTCGACTCGACCACTCACTGCAGTCCGCGACCAGGGCTTTCGACGATGGTCGGCCAGTCGACTACGTGGTGGCGGCGCTTCTGCACGACATCGGTGACACGTACGCGCCCCATGCTCATGGCGCATTCGCCGCAGCAGTCCTCGCCCCGTATGTGCCGGAGCGGTTGGCCTGGATCGTGAAGACCCACCCCGAATTTCAGCAGTACTACTACGCGCCGCACATGGGCGGCAACCGAGACGCTCGGGAACGGTATCGCGGCCACCAGTGGTTCGACGACTGCGTGGAATTCTGCGAGAAGTACGACCAGAACTGTTTCGACTCGCAGTTCGAGCATCGTCCGCTCGATTTCTTCGCACCGATGGTGGAGCAGGTCTTCGCCCGCGAACCGTGGTCGGTGCACTGATCTGAACCCGGCCCCCGCTCGCGGTCCAACTCTCGTGTGCTTCACGCGGGCACCCGCTTGGAGAAGCCCCCGCGCGATCATCGTCCCGATTCCCCTGTCGTTTCCGTGATGCCTCAAGCTAGGCGGCATTCCGGACGCCAAGGAGATCTCCGTGTCAGGGGTACCGTCAATGCCCCTTGTCAGTCGCTGAAGCGACCGCCCCGGGTGCTCGGAGGGCCTGATCGCGGTGGACACTATGGCGTGGCCCTTTCTGCAACAGTGTTCAAAGTCGAACTCGACGTCTCCGACGTCGATCACGGTTACTACGCCGATCACGCACTGACCGTGGCCCGTCATCCCAGTGAGACCGATGAGCGGATGGTGATGCGGTTGTTGGCGTTCGGGTTGCGCGCACACCGACTCAGCGATCTCGACGGTAAATTGGCGTTCGGGCCGGGCCTGTCCACCCCTGGCGTACCGGACGTACGACTTGCGGACTACACGGGCCGCGTCCTGGAGTGGATCGTCGTCGGCCAGCCCGATGATCGGGTCCTGGGCAAGGCGGCCAGCCAGGCCGACCACGTCCTGTTGTTCCCATTCGCCGCCGGCGTGCCCACCTGGTGGCGCACCATGGAAGCCAAGGTGGCGAAGCTGTCGAACCTGTCTGTGGTGCAGATACCGCACGCGCCCGTGCAGCAACTGGCCCAGGCAGTGGATCGACGGATCTCGGCGCAGGTGATGGTGATGGAAGGTCAGGTGACGATGACTGTGGGCGGTATCGACGTCACCTTCACGCCCGAGCGCTTGAAGTAAACGCCGGAGCCCAGGGGGTGCTCCCCCGGGCAGTTTCCTGCCGCATCCGTGCCGCGCTGGCTCCCCGACTGACGCACAGCAGGTCACGCCAGATCCGGCAACGCCAATGTTGTGTCCTGAAACACCTCGCCTCACCGCCGAGATGTCTTGACGCACGAATCGGCGCCTGCGTACAGTCAACTATACCGAGCGTCATACCTAGTCCGAACCAGTCCCCCGGGTATCCGTGTCGAAACCTTCGCCATACCGGAACCGCTCTGGCGCTACACGCCGGCCGAGGGGATCGTTCCACCCGAAACACGCTCGGACACAACCACAATGTGAACATCGAAAGGAAGAACATCATGCCGCTCTATCAGATCGACACAGTGAAAGGGAGGCTGACCCCGTCCGTCAAGGCGGAGATCGCCAACAAGGTCACCGACATACACTGCCAACTCACCGGGGCGCCGGACACCTTCGTCAATGTCGTTTTCCGCGAGTACACCGAGGGCGATTGCTTCGTCGCACGCAAG
Coding sequences:
- a CDS encoding HD domain-containing protein, which gives rise to MSTQTRATYRTMAEGTAEDYRLISRAEEANNAGLVPRVLSLVEALADGEQAYPISRLDHSLQSATRAFDDGRPVDYVVAALLHDIGDTYAPHAHGAFAAAVLAPYVPERLAWIVKTHPEFQQYYYAPHMGGNRDARERYRGHQWFDDCVEFCEKYDQNCFDSQFEHRPLDFFAPMVEQVFAREPWSVH
- a CDS encoding nitroreductase family deazaflavin-dependent oxidoreductase, with translation MSAPEDWNSQVIQEFRANGGRVGGNFEGAPMVLVHHVGRKTGKAAVTPMMYLPSDDDPGTIYVFASKAGAASNPAWYYNLTTAGTAQVEVGTETYAVGVTEVTGEDRDRIYSEQARRYPGFADYEKKTAGIRTIPVLALTRT
- a CDS encoding NmrA family NAD(P)-binding protein, which translates into the protein MTIRTVLVVGAAGNAAGHVVTSLAEKEVRVRGFIRDAEKRQQVLRRGASEVAVGDLNRVEDVKAALSDVDAVFYVPPAFIDGEAELGVAFVELARAAGVRRFVFSSVIHPSLGLQNHAAKAPVEAALYDSGMEYAVFQPALFFQNYAAGWDDILRTGVLAEPWSNETRFSRVDYRDVADAVALALTEDRLVGGTYEVASAGQLDRHDVAELISRVVGRPIRPRRVDPDQLDGIKPAMKAMFRHYDHAGLVSTDVTLTAVLGRPPRTIEAYFRELARRGYPDGTNTHEKESHDERT
- a CDS encoding TetR/AcrR family transcriptional regulator: MPRHEPASRHGRPLRRDAAENRERVLAAAVALFAREGRDVSMATIADEAGVGVGTLYRRYPTREMLLQALTERSFELVLGAIERVQRECGPAICKLEMFYDATIAHRQELVLPLHGGPQNLSDAAKFTRNRIRDIAEEILEDGRSDRTIRADVTAADVIGFGALLAHTLSSDPQWVAVLHRQKQIYLAGLAPSAPALEELPT
- a CDS encoding nuclear transport factor 2 family protein — encoded protein: MVATLATDVELVSPISGRMVFRGRDDLRVLLAAIYGSLRELKWADAVGDATVAVAVSEGNVAGIRITDALVFDLDESGQIRRLRPHLRPLLAIIVFTAMLGPKMARHLGVVRRALSRP
- a CDS encoding TetR/AcrR family transcriptional regulator; amino-acid sequence: MRSDATANRSRLIAAAEEVFAQHGTRATLEDVARAAGTGPATLYRRFPNKDALVREVLSEFFGRLLRAAQEAHAATDEQCLSVFLYTVGAELVRKSGLSAYVWGDLAPEPLVEELRQQSAALLSRAQRSGAIRHDVTPADVTAIIWALRGIVAAGGADDLWRRHLDTVLRGLRESASVDRQAP
- a CDS encoding YaeQ family protein, with amino-acid sequence MALSATVFKVELDVSDVDHGYYADHALTVARHPSETDERMVMRLLAFGLRAHRLSDLDGKLAFGPGLSTPGVPDVRLADYTGRVLEWIVVGQPDDRVLGKAASQADHVLLFPFAAGVPTWWRTMEAKVAKLSNLSVVQIPHAPVQQLAQAVDRRISAQVMVMEGQVTMTVGGIDVTFTPERLK